From the genome of Treponema peruense:
ATAAAATCCCCTGTCGAATATTATTTGTGGCAGTTATTGCATAAGCTTTTTCAGAAGCTATTTGCAACAGTTCCAGCCTGTTTTTTTGATTCCTTCAACCCACTTTGCTGCAAGGACCTTTGCTTCTTCCAGATTGTGGTCTTTGTAATTGCCGCATTCTTTTTCTGTTGCAGCCGGAACTTCCCTATCCCAGACTGCGACTTTTTCAAGAACATTTACAAGATGTTCAGCTATGTAAGATTCCTCGTGGTCGCCCCAGACGGTAAAATAAAATCCTGTGCGGCATCCCATGGGACTGAAGTCAATTACTATTCCGGGTAGTTCATCCCTTATATATTCGGCAACAAGATGCTCGAGTGTATGGATTGCGCCGGTGGACATAAATTCTTTGTTGGGCTGGCAGAATCTTATGTCGTACTTGCTTACAATGTCACCTTTTTTTCCGTGTTTTTTTGCAGCAAGTCTTACGAAAGGAGCCGTTACTTTTGTATGGTCAAGATTAAAACTGTCTACATTGTAGTTTCCGGCGGTATGTTTTTGTGCTTCTTCTGTTTTCATTCTGAACCTCACTATTATTTTATATCCAAAACGGAATTTATTGTATATCCCCTTTTTTCAATAATAGCGGAAATTTATGTTTATTTTAAGCCCTAAAAAAGTTGGATCTGCCGAAAATTTTATGATTTTTTCATAACTTATAAAACGAATGCTTGCAGAATAGATTCATGAAATACAACAATGCGATATGAAAATAAAAAGTTACCGAGAGATAAACCTTTATTATTTTACAGTATCCAGCATTTTTATTACCAAAGTGGCACTCAGAGCGGCAGCGGTTTGTTCGTTAAAGGTGTACGAAGTTTCTTCACCGTCATCTGCCATGTCACTCATGCATCTTATAATTACGAACGGAATTTTATTAAGATAACATGCGTGTGCAATAGCCGCACCTTCCATTTCTACGCAGGCCGGATCACATATAGAACGTATTTTTTCTTTAAGAGCGCGGTCGCTTATAAACTGGTCGCCTGACGCTACCCTTCCAAGAAGCATTTTGTGACTGGCTGAATCACCCGTGCGTCCAAAGGCATTGCGGGCGGCTTCTATAAGCGCTGGGTCTGCCCTGAAGTCACTGCATTCCATCTGCGGAATCTGAGTCGGTTTGTAGCCGAAGCCGGTTGCGTCCATGTCGTGATAGAGCGCGTCGGATGACACCACAAAGTCCAGAACTTTGAGTCCGTGTGCCATAGCTCCCGCAATGCCGGTGTTAATGACATGGGTTACTCCGAATTTTAACGCAAGCAGCTGTGCGCAGAGAGCGGCGTTTACTTTTCCTATTCCGGAACGGACCAAAACTACGGGACAGCCGCTGACTGTTCCTTCAAAAAATGTCATTCCGGCTGTTTCTGTTTCCTTTTTATCCTGCAGAATTGATTTCAACTGGTTAAGTTCAATTTCCATTGCACCGATAATTCCTACTTTTTTCTGCATAAAAATGCCATCCTTTGCAAAAAACCGCAATATATGCGATAAAATCATTAAAATTCTGTTAGATTCCTAAATTCAATTGACTAATTTGGATATTTTGGATAGATTATTCTCAGCAGCAAGATTTAAAAGTTGATACACCGAACCGTTATTCCTCCTTTAAGCGGTTCGGTTTTTTGTTTTAAACCTGCTTAAAAAAACTTGCGGCGCTTTTCGCTGTCTTCGCTTTCTTTGTAAAGAATTGCAACGTTTCCTATAATGCGTACCAAAGTTGCGTCTGTTTTTTGTGCGATTTCTTCTGCGAGTTCACGTTTTTCTTCTTTGAATTCGTTGAATCTGACTTTAATAAGTTCGTGAGCTTTTAGTGACTCTGCGACTTTTACTTCAAGAGAAGGTGTTACTCCGTTCTGACCTACGATTACAACCGGTTCAAGAGTGTGTGCGGCTTTTTCCAGCATTTTTCGCTGCTTGCTTGTTAATTCCATCATGCGCAAATCTTAACAATAAAATGATTTAAAAGCAATCAGACTTTTGCATCAAAGTTTGCAGACTCAAAGCGGCCTGCAATGTCAAGAATTTTTTCTGGCGTAAGGGAATATGTTGACGGTGCTTTTTGTGACGCAAGTGCCAGTGCAAGAGATGCCGTACACGCAGCTTCTGCCGGATCATATTTCTGCGCAAGAAGACCTGCCGTAAGTCCTGCAAGAAGATCGCCGCTTCCGCCTTTGGCAAGAGCTTGTGTTCCGTGCGGGTTTACATAAACAGTGCATTCTTTTTTTTCATCTGTCTTTCTGGCAATATAAACGCACGCTCCCTTTGCAACAAGAACTGCGCCGGGAAACTTACAGCAGAACGCGCGCGTGAGTTCAAACCTTTTTGCGACTGTCTCTTCGAATGTTACTTCAAAGCCCGAGTTATTCAGAAGCGCACACAGTTCTTTGGGATGCGGCGTAAGTACAACACCGTGCGGGCGGCTTTTTAATATTTCGTTTACGCGCGGTGAATAGAGGATGTCTGCGTCAAGTACACACGCAATCTGTTCGTGCCGCAGAAGAAATTCAATGTATTCGTCTGTACAGGAGTTGGCGTGACCTAGCCCCATTCCCAAAGCCACAACATTTGCTTTAGGCGGAATTGTGTCCTGGTCCATAAAAGAATACGGAGTACGCAAGCCACCGTTAACGACTGTAACCAGCCCTGCACCAAATACAGATGCCGCTTTAGCACAAAGCATTGCAGCGCCGCTTTTTTCACCGCAGACAACTGCCGCGTGACCAAAGTTTCCTTTATGTACATTCTGTTTTTGTCTGAACGGAAAGTGCGCGTCGC
Proteins encoded in this window:
- a CDS encoding S-ribosylhomocysteine lyase; this encodes MKTEEAQKHTAGNYNVDSFNLDHTKVTAPFVRLAAKKHGKKGDIVSKYDIRFCQPNKEFMSTGAIHTLEHLVAEYIRDELPGIVIDFSPMGCRTGFYFTVWGDHEESYIAEHLVNVLEKVAVWDREVPAATEKECGNYKDHNLEEAKVLAAKWVEGIKKTGWNCCK
- a CDS encoding 5'-methylthioadenosine/adenosylhomocysteine nucleosidase translates to MQKKVGIIGAMEIELNQLKSILQDKKETETAGMTFFEGTVSGCPVVLVRSGIGKVNAALCAQLLALKFGVTHVINTGIAGAMAHGLKVLDFVVSSDALYHDMDATGFGYKPTQIPQMECSDFRADPALIEAARNAFGRTGDSASHKMLLGRVASGDQFISDRALKEKIRSICDPACVEMEGAAIAHACYLNKIPFVIIRCMSDMADDGEETSYTFNEQTAAALSATLVIKMLDTVK
- the yhbY gene encoding ribosome assembly RNA-binding protein YhbY, giving the protein MMELTSKQRKMLEKAAHTLEPVVIVGQNGVTPSLEVKVAESLKAHELIKVRFNEFKEEKRELAEEIAQKTDATLVRIIGNVAILYKESEDSEKRRKFF
- a CDS encoding NAD(P)H-hydrate epimerase — translated: MQKIFSDTRVLDKYAREKFSLTEDIMIENAASELERALIPHEKNPSGFYINRAAVLILTGSGNNGADGFALARRLAGHELAVTVCEVCEASSAMCVLEKQRALLAGIQIISAYDLDDYIEEKSVDLRVVVDCIFGSGFHGSLPAEAAAVITEVNKNTDAYRIACDIPSGLDMYGNSTSVVFSADETVTMGALKLSLFSDTAKDFCGKITLASVGITRQNYEQELVLPSCAILLDTGDAHFPFRQKQNVHKGNFGHAAVVCGEKSGAAMLCAKAASVFGAGLVTVVNGGLRTPYSFMDQDTIPPKANVVALGMGLGHANSCTDEYIEFLLRHEQIACVLDADILYSPRVNEILKSRPHGVVLTPHPKELCALLNNSGFEVTFEETVAKRFELTRAFCCKFPGAVLVAKGACVYIARKTDEKKECTVYVNPHGTQALAKGGSGDLLAGLTAGLLAQKYDPAEAACTASLALALASQKAPSTYSLTPEKILDIAGRFESANFDAKV